One part of the Xiphophorus hellerii strain 12219 chromosome 17, Xiphophorus_hellerii-4.1, whole genome shotgun sequence genome encodes these proteins:
- the pthlha gene encoding parathyroid hormone-like hormone a isoform X2: MLFSSSLLQRWFFAVFLLCSPVPFAGRPVDTLSGRMRRSVTHTQLMHDKSRMLQDFRRRMFLQGILDAVHTAEILPVRGAGGSSGAGAGPPGPGLGVNPSTTGSTLQSKPPGGTKNLPVMFQEEEEEEGTHLPQETNKSYKEKVPSKRKRKGKSGRRKEAEKRKRTVRAVRRRPGEEAGSGLHLEWRPLLGLQGALQ; encoded by the exons ATGTTGTTCTCCAGCAGCCTCCTGCAGCGGTGGTTCTTCGCGGTCTTCCTGCTCTGCTCCCCGGTTCCGTTCGCGGGCCGGCCCGTCGACACCCTGAGCGGCAGAAT GAGGCGCTCTGTGACCCACACTCAGCTCATGCACGACAAAAGCCGGATGCTGCAGGACTTCCGGCGGCGCATGTTCCTGCAGGGCATCCTGGACGCGGTCCACACGGCCGAGATCCTCCCGGTCCGCGGCGCCGGGGGCAGCAGCGGCGCCGGCGCCGGGCCGCCCGGACCGGGCCTGGGGGTCAACCCGAGCACCACAGGCAGCACCCTGCAGTCCAAGCCCCCTGGAGGAACCAAGAACCTCCCCGTCATGttccaggaggaggaggaggaggagggcacCCACCTGCCGCAGGAGACCAACAAGTCCTACAAGGAGAAGGTTCCCAGCAAGAGGAAGCGGAAGGGGAAGTCCGGCCGCCGGAAGGAAgcggagaagaggaagaggacggTTCGCGCCGTCCGGCGAAGGCCAGGGGAAGAGGCGGGCAGCGGGCTCCACCTGGAGTGGAGGCCGCTGCTgggcctgcagggggcgctgcagtgA
- the c4h11orf98 gene encoding uncharacterized protein C11orf98 homolog, producing MAPPGGKINRPKTELGKKLFKRRRVLGRQKKKQNQIIGAVVDQDLITVHHLKKRRSSPRANITLSGKKRRKLLKQLQHLQTEKSSMEVEPEPQKKKISSSSSSAAPKKRKKKGPGCHGDVEMQDVE from the exons ATGGCGCCTCCAGGGGGGAAGATAAACAGACCCAAGACG GAGCTCGGGAAGAAGCTCTTTAAGCGGCGCCGGGTTCTGGGCCggcagaagaagaagcagaaccAGATCATTGGAGCCGTAGTAGACCAAGACCTCATCACCGTCCATCACCTGAAGAAGAGACG GTCCAGCCCCAGAGCCAACATCACGCTCTCTGGGAAGAAGAGGCggaagctgctgaagcagctgcagcacctgCAGACGGAGAAGTCATCCATGGAAG tggaaccagaaccacagaagaagaagatctcctcttcatcatcatcagctgctccaaagaagaggaagaagaaggggcctggttgccatggagatgtgGAGATGCAGGATGTGGAGTGA